From Zingiber officinale cultivar Zhangliang chromosome 5B, Zo_v1.1, whole genome shotgun sequence, the proteins below share one genomic window:
- the LOC121984084 gene encoding uncharacterized protein LOC121984084 isoform X1, whose amino-acid sequence MFSGFLLMDMCSVLGFGCEFRDASSDLYRSEISVFVLDIDEEKMASHIVGYPCMGPKRELQTELETFWSGESSSDRLQKVAADLRSSVWKQMADAGIKYIPSNTFSYFDQMLDTTAMLGAVPERYNYTGDEIGFDIYCLMARGNASAVPALKSMEKRQWFDTNKHFSVPELGPNTNFSYSSHKAVSEYKEAKALGIETVPVLIGPVTYLLLSEPAKGVEKSFCPLSLLESILPIYKEVIVELKAAGASWIQFDEPTLVLDLQSDKLHAFTEAYSKLESSLSGLNVLVETYFAGVPAEAYKIVTALKGVSGFGFDLVRGIGTVDLIKTEGFPAGKYLFAGVVNGRNIWANDHTFSLSILEKLEGAVDKDKLVVSTSCSLMHIAVDLDKESKLDDEIKSWLAFAAQKVIEVNALAKALVGPKGEASSSFPKPKFSRNLLALLLASSEPPSSLEINESELSKDLLHFIFSKLSLIDLLICGDVCTRWCKAVRLMCCSSDIQVPQAPPLFLWQDKSNEHTHYVSLWEDQMQIQIQKNSCIRGTIIGFAHGWLIIVAKDHVYLIDPITHVRIDLPLITFVDTNSWDFRGTLSSPSSPDGDFTVIIIFSSQGVDNFLIFANTKDEQWTHINTKNEEVILDATLYKGKIYAVTNENMLTYDLVEPHSMTQLVDFHERGFLICQANFFYTPEGDLMLTDINKTSVKVWKVDLEAIDYLERMDSLDPYVVFVSRGASICIESSQFLILRSNSIYFFNSVKQVMIYSMLENNITTMDEIHLFAPSDVLPIWFTPILRPYRREPTV is encoded by the exons AAAAAATGGCATCACACATTGTTGGGTACCCTTGCATGGGGCCAAAGAGAGAGCTTCAAACTGAATTAGAAACCTTTTGGAGTGGAGAGAGCAGTTCTGATCGACTGCAAAAAGTTGCAGCTGATCTCAGGTCATCTGTTTGGAAGCAAATGGCGGATGCAGGGATCAAATACATTCCAAGCAATACATTTTCCTACTTTGATCAAATGCTTGATACAACGGCAATGCTTGGTGCTGTTCCTGAGAGGTACAACTATACTGGCGATGAGATAGGATTTGATATATATTGCTTAATGGCCAGGGGAAATGCATCTGCTGTTCCTGCTTTGAAATCTATGGAGAAGAGACAGTGGTTTGACACCAATAA GCATTTCAGTGTCCCTGAGTTGGGCCCAAATACAAATTTCTCATACTCCTCGCACAAAGCAGTGTCTGAATACAAGGAGGCAAAGGCG TTGGGAATTGAAACAGTTCCCGTTCTCATTGGGCCTGTAACTTACTTGTTGCTCTCAGAACCTGCTAAAGGTGTTGAGAAGTCATTTTGCCCCCTTTCACTTCTTGAAAGCATTTTGCCTATTTATAA GGAAGTTATTGTGGAGCTGAAGGCTGCTGGTGCTTCATGGATTCAGTTTGATGAGCCAACCCTTGTTCTGGATCTTCAGTCTGACAAGTTACATGCATTCACAGAGGCTTACTCCAAACTAGAATCATCTCTGTCAGGCTTGAATGTGCTTGTTGAGACTTACTTTGCTGGTGTACCTGCAGAAGCATACAA gaTTGTCACTGCTTTGAAGGGTGTCTCGGGTTTTGGTTTTGACCTTGTTCGTGGAATCGGGACAGTTGACTTGATCAAGACTGAAGGCTTCCCTGCTGGCAAGTATCTTTTTGCAGGAGTTGTTAATGGAAGGAACATTTGGGCAAATGATCATACATTCTCGCTCAGCATACTTGAGAAACTTGAGGGTGCTGTTGACAAAG ACAAGCTTGTTGTCTCTACTTCTTGCTCACTCATGCACATTGCTGTTGACCTTGACAAGGAGTCAAAATTGGACGATGAAATTAAATCATGGCTAGCATTTGCTGCTCAAAAAGTTATTGAAGTAAATGCATTGGCTAAAGCATTGGTTGGTCCGAAGGGTGAG GCGTCATCATCATTTCCTAAACCAAAATTTTCCAGAAATTTATTAGCTCTCCTATTAGCCAGCAGCGAG CCGCCGTCATCTTTGGAAATTAATGAATCTGAACTTTCCAAAGATCTGTTACATTTTATCTTCTCAAAACTTTCTTTGATCGATCTTCTCATATGTGGCGATGTGTGCACACGTTGGTGCAAGGCTGTCCGTCTTATGTGCTGCAGTTCTGATATTCAAGTCCCACAGGCTCCTCCATTGTTTCTATGGCAAGATAAATCAAATGAGCACACACACTATGTTAGCCTATGGGAGGATCAGATGCAGATTCAGATTCAGAAGAATTCTTGTATCCGTGGAACAATCATTGGATTTGCTCATGGTTGGCTAATAATTGTAGCCAAGGATCATGTGTACCTTATTGATCCTATAACCCATGTGCGTATCGACCTTCCGTTGATCACCTTCGTGGACACTAACTCTTGGGACTTTAGGGGAACATTGTCTTCACCTTCTTCTCCAGATGGAGATTTCACGGTCATCATAATATTCAGCAGCCAAGGTGTGGATAACTTTTTGATCTTTGCTAATACAAAAGATGAGCAGTGGACCCATATAAATACAAAGAATGAAGAGGTGATATTAGACGCTACCCTTTATAAGGGTAAAATTTATGCAGTGACGAATGAGAACATGTTGACTTACGATCTCGTCGAACCGCATTCCATGACGCAACTGGTAGATTTTCATGAGAGAGGGTTTCTGATTTGCCAAGCAAATTTTTTTTACACTCCGGAAGGTGATCTAATGTTGACAGATATAAATAAGACAAGTGTTAAGGTTTGGAAGGTCGATTTAGAGGCGATAGACTACCTCGAACGGATGGACAGTTTGGACCCATATGTTGTATTCGTGAGCAGAGGCGCCTCTATCTGCATCGAGTCTTCTCAATTCCTTATTTTGAGATCAAACtcgatatatttttttaactcaGTTAAGCAGGTTATGATTTATAGCATGTTGGAAAACAATATCACCACCATGGACGAGATACATTTATTTGCACCTTCAGATGTTCTGCCAATATGGTTTACACCTATTCTCAGACCTTATCGCAGGGAACCGACAGTATGA
- the LOC121984084 gene encoding 5-methyltetrahydropteroyltriglutamate--homocysteine methyltransferase-like isoform X2 — translation MASHIVGYPCMGPKRELQTELETFWSGESSSDRLQKVAADLRSSVWKQMADAGIKYIPSNTFSYFDQMLDTTAMLGAVPERYNYTGDEIGFDIYCLMARGNASAVPALKSMEKRQWFDTNKHFSVPELGPNTNFSYSSHKAVSEYKEAKALGIETVPVLIGPVTYLLLSEPAKGVEKSFCPLSLLESILPIYKEVIVELKAAGASWIQFDEPTLVLDLQSDKLHAFTEAYSKLESSLSGLNVLVETYFAGVPAEAYKIVTALKGVSGFGFDLVRGIGTVDLIKTEGFPAGKYLFAGVVNGRNIWANDHTFSLSILEKLEGAVDKDKLVVSTSCSLMHIAVDLDKESKLDDEIKSWLAFAAQKVIEVNALAKALVGPKGEASSSFPKPKFSRNLLALLLASSEPPSSLEINESELSKDLLHFIFSKLSLIDLLICGDVCTRWCKAVRLMCCSSDIQVPQAPPLFLWQDKSNEHTHYVSLWEDQMQIQIQKNSCIRGTIIGFAHGWLIIVAKDHVYLIDPITHVRIDLPLITFVDTNSWDFRGTLSSPSSPDGDFTVIIIFSSQGVDNFLIFANTKDEQWTHINTKNEEVILDATLYKGKIYAVTNENMLTYDLVEPHSMTQLVDFHERGFLICQANFFYTPEGDLMLTDINKTSVKVWKVDLEAIDYLERMDSLDPYVVFVSRGASICIESSQFLILRSNSIYFFNSVKQVMIYSMLENNITTMDEIHLFAPSDVLPIWFTPILRPYRREPTV, via the exons ATGGCATCACACATTGTTGGGTACCCTTGCATGGGGCCAAAGAGAGAGCTTCAAACTGAATTAGAAACCTTTTGGAGTGGAGAGAGCAGTTCTGATCGACTGCAAAAAGTTGCAGCTGATCTCAGGTCATCTGTTTGGAAGCAAATGGCGGATGCAGGGATCAAATACATTCCAAGCAATACATTTTCCTACTTTGATCAAATGCTTGATACAACGGCAATGCTTGGTGCTGTTCCTGAGAGGTACAACTATACTGGCGATGAGATAGGATTTGATATATATTGCTTAATGGCCAGGGGAAATGCATCTGCTGTTCCTGCTTTGAAATCTATGGAGAAGAGACAGTGGTTTGACACCAATAA GCATTTCAGTGTCCCTGAGTTGGGCCCAAATACAAATTTCTCATACTCCTCGCACAAAGCAGTGTCTGAATACAAGGAGGCAAAGGCG TTGGGAATTGAAACAGTTCCCGTTCTCATTGGGCCTGTAACTTACTTGTTGCTCTCAGAACCTGCTAAAGGTGTTGAGAAGTCATTTTGCCCCCTTTCACTTCTTGAAAGCATTTTGCCTATTTATAA GGAAGTTATTGTGGAGCTGAAGGCTGCTGGTGCTTCATGGATTCAGTTTGATGAGCCAACCCTTGTTCTGGATCTTCAGTCTGACAAGTTACATGCATTCACAGAGGCTTACTCCAAACTAGAATCATCTCTGTCAGGCTTGAATGTGCTTGTTGAGACTTACTTTGCTGGTGTACCTGCAGAAGCATACAA gaTTGTCACTGCTTTGAAGGGTGTCTCGGGTTTTGGTTTTGACCTTGTTCGTGGAATCGGGACAGTTGACTTGATCAAGACTGAAGGCTTCCCTGCTGGCAAGTATCTTTTTGCAGGAGTTGTTAATGGAAGGAACATTTGGGCAAATGATCATACATTCTCGCTCAGCATACTTGAGAAACTTGAGGGTGCTGTTGACAAAG ACAAGCTTGTTGTCTCTACTTCTTGCTCACTCATGCACATTGCTGTTGACCTTGACAAGGAGTCAAAATTGGACGATGAAATTAAATCATGGCTAGCATTTGCTGCTCAAAAAGTTATTGAAGTAAATGCATTGGCTAAAGCATTGGTTGGTCCGAAGGGTGAG GCGTCATCATCATTTCCTAAACCAAAATTTTCCAGAAATTTATTAGCTCTCCTATTAGCCAGCAGCGAG CCGCCGTCATCTTTGGAAATTAATGAATCTGAACTTTCCAAAGATCTGTTACATTTTATCTTCTCAAAACTTTCTTTGATCGATCTTCTCATATGTGGCGATGTGTGCACACGTTGGTGCAAGGCTGTCCGTCTTATGTGCTGCAGTTCTGATATTCAAGTCCCACAGGCTCCTCCATTGTTTCTATGGCAAGATAAATCAAATGAGCACACACACTATGTTAGCCTATGGGAGGATCAGATGCAGATTCAGATTCAGAAGAATTCTTGTATCCGTGGAACAATCATTGGATTTGCTCATGGTTGGCTAATAATTGTAGCCAAGGATCATGTGTACCTTATTGATCCTATAACCCATGTGCGTATCGACCTTCCGTTGATCACCTTCGTGGACACTAACTCTTGGGACTTTAGGGGAACATTGTCTTCACCTTCTTCTCCAGATGGAGATTTCACGGTCATCATAATATTCAGCAGCCAAGGTGTGGATAACTTTTTGATCTTTGCTAATACAAAAGATGAGCAGTGGACCCATATAAATACAAAGAATGAAGAGGTGATATTAGACGCTACCCTTTATAAGGGTAAAATTTATGCAGTGACGAATGAGAACATGTTGACTTACGATCTCGTCGAACCGCATTCCATGACGCAACTGGTAGATTTTCATGAGAGAGGGTTTCTGATTTGCCAAGCAAATTTTTTTTACACTCCGGAAGGTGATCTAATGTTGACAGATATAAATAAGACAAGTGTTAAGGTTTGGAAGGTCGATTTAGAGGCGATAGACTACCTCGAACGGATGGACAGTTTGGACCCATATGTTGTATTCGTGAGCAGAGGCGCCTCTATCTGCATCGAGTCTTCTCAATTCCTTATTTTGAGATCAAACtcgatatatttttttaactcaGTTAAGCAGGTTATGATTTATAGCATGTTGGAAAACAATATCACCACCATGGACGAGATACATTTATTTGCACCTTCAGATGTTCTGCCAATATGGTTTACACCTATTCTCAGACCTTATCGCAGGGAACCGACAGTATGA